In the Daphnia pulicaria isolate SC F1-1A chromosome 2, SC_F0-13Bv2, whole genome shotgun sequence genome, one interval contains:
- the LOC124327699 gene encoding kinesin-like protein KIF11, translated as KSFNFDRVFGTNSKQVDVYKVVATPLVDEVLAGYNCTVFAYGQTGTGKTFTMEGERHDELSSSWENDPYSGIIPRTLSHLFDELRVQEVECTVRVSFIEIYNEDIYDLLSGTDDTTKLRLYDDAIKKGSVIIQGMEEVTVHNNNEVYSILAKGSLKRQTVATLMNAHSSRSHTIFSITVHIKENNDGEELMKIGKLNLVDLAGSENIGRSGAVERRAREAGNINQSLLTLGRVITSLVERASHIPYSESKLTHLLQDSLGGRTKTSLIATISPAAANLEETLSTLDYAHRTKNITNRPEVNQKLTKKALLKISKLGVVDPSPVWHESNDGQQQQQQQQQQQPWRTMAF; from the exons AAATCTTTCAACTTTGATCGGGTCTTTGGGACCAATTCAAAGCAAGTGGATGTCTATAAAGTTGTTGCCACTCCATTGGTGGACGAAGTGCTGGCAGGCTATAACTGCACTGTATTTGCATATGGACAGACGGGGACAGGCAAAACTTTCACCATGGAGGGTGAAAGGCATGACGAATTGTCATCTTCATGGGAGAAT GATCCATATTCTGGAATCATTCCTAGAACACTGTCACATCTGTTTGATGAATTGAGGGTTCAAGAAGTTGAGTGTACAGTCCGtgtttcatttattgaaatttacaaTGAAGACATCTATGATTTGCTGTCTGGAACTGATGACACTACCAAACTTCG CTTGTATGATGACGCAATCAAGAAGGGCTCAGTCATTATCCAAGGCATGGAGGAGGTAACTGTGCACAACAATAACGAA GTTTACAGTATTTTGGCTAAAGGCTCGCTCAAGCGTCAAACAGTAGCCACGCTAATGAATGCCCATTCGAGTCGCTCGCATACCATCTTCTCCATCACTGTTCACATCAAGGAGAACAATGACGGCGAGGAGCTCATGAAGATTGGCAAACTGAACCTGGTCGATTTGGCCGGGAGTGAGAACATTGGTCGATCTGGGGCCGTTGAACGCCGAGCTCGTGAAGCCGGCAATATCAATCAATCATTGCTCACACTTGGTCGTGTTATCACTTCCCTCGTCGAGCGTGCTTCACACATCCCATACAG TGAGTCGAAACTGACACACTTGCTTCAGGACTCTCTGGGCGGCCGAACTAAAACGTCTTTAATCGCTACTATCTCGCCAGCGGCCGCCAACCTGGAGGAGACTCTATCAACCCTCGACTACGCCCACCGAACCAAGAACATCACCAACCGACCCGAGGTCAATCAGAAGCTCACGAAAAAGGCCCTACTCAAG ATTTCAAAACTTGGAGTAGTAGACCCGTCCCCTGTTTGGCATGAATCTAACGATGGA cagcaacaacaacagcaacaacaacagcaacaaccatGGAGGACCATGGCCTTCTAa